One window of the Tachyglossus aculeatus isolate mTacAcu1 chromosome 12, mTacAcu1.pri, whole genome shotgun sequence genome contains the following:
- the ABCE1 gene encoding ATP-binding cassette sub-family E member 1, which yields MADKLTRIAIVNHDKCKPKKCRQECKKSCPVVRMGKLCIEVTPQSKIAWISETLCIGCGICIKKCPFGALSIVNLPSNLEKETTHRYCANAFKLHRLPIPRPGEVLGLVGTNGIGKSTALKILAGKQKPNLGKYDDPPDWQEILTYFRGSELQNYFTKILEDDLKAIIKPQYVDQIPKAAKGTVGSILDRKDETKTQAIVCQQLDLTHLRERNVEDLSGGELQRFACAVVCIQKADIFMFDEPSSYLDVKQRLKAAITIRSLINPDRYIIVVEHDLSVLDYLSDFICCLYGVPSAYGVVTMPFSVREGINIFLDGYVPTENLRFRDASLVFKVAETANEEEVKKMCMYKYPGMRKKMGEFELAIIAGEFTDSEIMVMLGENGTGKTTFIRMLAGRLKPDEGGEVPVLNVSYKPQKISPKSTGSVRQLLHEKIRDAYTHPQFVTDVMKPLQIENIIDQEVQTLSGGELQRVALALCLGKPADVYLIDEPSAYLDSEQRLMAARVVKRFILHAKKTAFVVEHDFIMATYLADRVIVFDGIPSKNTLANSPQTLLAGMNKFLSQLEITFRRDPNNYRPRINKLNSIKDVEQKKSGNYFFLDD from the exons ATGGCAGACAAGTTAACTAGAATTGCCATTGTCAACCATGACAAATGCAAGCCAAAGAAATGCCGGCAAGAGTGCAAAAAGAGCTGTCCTGTTGTTCGAATGG GAAAGCTGTGCATAGAGGTCACGCCCCAGAGCAAAATAGCATGGATTTCGGAAACACTCTGTATTGGTTGTGGTATCTGCATTAAG aaaTGCCCTTTTGGCGCCTTGTCAATTGTTAATTTACCCAGCAATCTGGAAAAAGAAACAACTCATCGATACTGTGCCAATGCTTTCAAACTTCACAG GTTGCCTATTCCTCGTCCAGGTGAAGTTTTGGGACTAGTTGGAACTAATGGCATTGGAAAATCCACTGCCTTGAAAATTCTAGCCGGAAAGCAAAAGCCGAACCTTGGAAAGTATGAT GATCCACCTGACTGGCAAGAAATATTGACTTACTTTCGAGGATCTGAGTTGCAAAACTATTTCACCAAGATCCTGGAAGATGACCTGAAAGCCATTATTAAACCCCAGTATGTGGACCAGATTCCTAAAGCTGCAAAG GGAACTGTGGGGTCTATTTTGGACAGGAAGGATGAAACTAAGACACAGGCCATTGTATGTCAGCAACTTG ACCTGACACATCTAAGAGAACGCAATGTTGAGGACCTTTCTGGAGGAGAGTTGCAGAGATTTGCCTGCGCTGTCGTTTGCATACAGAAAGCCGATAT CTTCATGTTCGATGAGCCTTCTAGTTACCTAGATGTGAAGCAGCGTCTAAAAGCTGCTATTACAATACGATCTCTAATAAATCCAGATAG ataTATCATTGTTGTGGAACACGATCTAAGTGTGTTAGACTATCTCTCCGATTTCATCTGCTGCTTGTATGGCGTGCCGAGTGCTTATGGCGTGGTCACTATGCCTTTCAGCGTGAGAGAAG GCATAAATATTTTCCTAGATGGCTACGTTCCAACGGAAAACCTGAGATTCAGAGATGCCTCCCTGGTTTTTAAAGTGGCAGAGACGGCAAACGAGGAAGAAGTGAAAAAGATGTGCATGTACAAATATCCGGGAATGAggaaaaagatgggagagtttgaGTTAGCAATCATAGCTGGAGAATTCACAGACTCGGAAATCATGGTGATGCTAGGGGAAAATG GTACTGGGAAAACTACATTCATCAGAATGCTTGCGGGAAGACTTAAGCCTGACGAAGGGG GGGAGGTGCCAGTTCTGAATGTCAGCTACAAGCCACAGAAGATCAGTCCTAAATCAACG GGAAGTGTTCGTCAGTTACTACACGAGAAGATAAGAGATGCTTATACTCACCCTCAGTTTGTGACTGATGTAATGAAGCCTCTGCAAATAGAAAATATCATTGACCAAGAG GTGCAGACGTTGTCCGGGGGTGAATTGCAGAGAGTTGCCTTGGCTCTCTGTTTGGGCAAACCAGCCGATGTCTATCTCATCGATGAGCCTTCAGCGTATTTGGACTCCGAACAACGTCTGATGGCAGCTAGAGTTGTCAAACG CTTCATCCTCCATGCCAAGAAGACAGCCTTTGTTGTAGAACATGACTTTATCATGGCCACCTACTTGGCGGATCGCGTCATCGTTTTTGACGGCATTCCATCCAAGAATACACTTGCAAACAG tCCTCAGACCCTTTTGGCTGGTATGAATAAATTTTTGTCTCAGCTTGAAATTACATTCAGAAGAGATCCCAACAACTACAGGCCAAGAATAAACAAACTCAATTCAATCAAG gaTGTAGAGCAAAAGAAGAGTGGAAACTACTTTTTCCTGGATGATTAA